In Campylobacter sp. 2014D-0216, the following proteins share a genomic window:
- the ruvA gene encoding Holliday junction branch migration protein RuvA, with product MIVAIEGVVSKKEPTFIVLKTANGVSYGVYVSLFCSSGIEVNQKIELSITQIIKEDSHKLYGFLDINEQKMFELLIKISGIGATTAMALCSSLDTNTFYAALQNGDESVFKKVPGIGPKSAKRIIAELSDAKIHIENSNQDQAQALAALLSLGFKQENILKVLRTCESKNTSELIKEALKKLG from the coding sequence ATGATAGTAGCAATTGAAGGTGTTGTAAGTAAAAAAGAACCTACTTTTATAGTATTAAAAACTGCTAATGGTGTAAGTTATGGTGTTTATGTATCATTATTTTGCTCAAGTGGTATTGAAGTAAATCAAAAGATAGAATTATCTATCACACAAATTATAAAAGAAGATTCGCATAAATTGTATGGTTTTTTAGATATTAATGAACAAAAAATGTTTGAATTGTTGATTAAAATCAGCGGTATAGGGGCAACGACTGCTATGGCACTTTGCTCAAGCTTAGATACCAATACCTTTTACGCAGCTTTGCAAAATGGCGATGAAAGTGTGTTTAAAAAAGTTCCTGGTATTGGTCCAAAAAGCGCAAAGAGAATTATCGCTGAGTTAAGCGATGCTAAAATTCATATAGAAAATTCTAATCAAGATCAAGCGCAAGCTTTAGCAGCGTTGCTTTCGTTAGGGTTTAAACAAGAAAACATATTAAAAGTTTTACGAACTTGTGAAAGTAAAAATACTAGCGAATTAATCAAAGAAGCTTTAAAGAAACTAGGATAA